In the Nitratiruptor sp. YY09-18 genome, CAAATATTAGGAGGAGTATTAGTGCTTGGAGGGTTACTCTATTGGCTTATACGTAGAAAGAGGAGGTAAACTCCTCTAAACTCCAAACTTTTTCTCTCTTTTCCTTCATTCCACACATCTTGCACATTTTATCTCTATAATAGATGTAATGATAAAGATAAAAAAGGATCGTGACAATGAATCATCTATCTAGAAGAGATTTTTTGAAAGGTGTCGCTGCTTCAGGATTGGTGTTGTCGAGTATCAATGTACATGCAAAGAGTTATGGTGTCATTGAGAGAAAAGAGACTACTGAGCTAAGCGGTAATGTTTTTCATCTTACAATCAATAAAACTCTTGTCAATGTGACAGGCTCTCCTTCAATAGCGACTACAGTCAATGGAATGCTACAAGGTCCAACTTTGCGGTGGAGAGAGGGTGATATGGTGACAATACATGTGACAAACTACCTCGATGAGCCCTCTTCGATTCACTGGCACGGCATAATCCTTCCTTACCAGATGGATGGAGTTCCAGGGATTAGTTTTGATGGGATTGCACCGGGCGAGACCTTTACATATACTTTCAAAGTACAGCAAAGTGGGACATTTTGGTATCACTCCCACTCAGGATTCCAAGAGCAGACCGGGGTATATGGAGCCATAGTTATTGAGCCAAAAGAGAAAGAGCCTTTTACCTATGATAGGGAGTATGTTGTTTTGCTTTCAGACTATTCAGACGAAAAACCTGCCACAATCTATAGAAAACTCAAAATTGCATCAGATTACTACAACTTCAATCAAAGAACGGTGGGTGATTTTTTTGCAGAGGTGAAGGAGAAAGGATTTTGGGAAGCATGGCAAGCAAGAAAGATGTGGAATCAGATGCGCATGTCAGATAGAGATCTATCAGACGTTACGGGATATACCTACACTTTTTTGATGAATGGGCATAGTCCATCCAAGCCTTTTCAGGCATTGTATCGCGCTGGCGAGAGAGTGAGACTCCGCTTTATCAATGCTGCTGCAATGACATTTTTTGATGTGCGCATTCCTGGATTGAAAATGCGTGTAGTTGCGGCAGATGGAAACAATGTCCAGCCAGTTGAGGTAGATGAGATACGCCTGGGCGTTGCTGAGACATACGATGTGATTGTTGAGCCAAAAAATTCACAGGCGTATGCAATCTTTGCTCAGGCGATGGATAGAAGTGGTTATGCTTTGGGTAATCTCACAACAAATCCAAACATCTACGCAAAAGTACCAAAACTCGATCAACCCCAGCCATTAACTATGGCAGATATGGGAATGGGTATGCATATGGCAGATATGAAAAAGATGCCAATGAAGCACAATAAGTATGCTCTCAAAAAACCTGTTCCTATTACACAACTGCCAATGAGATGGGGTGTGGGGACAACAATGCGTGCAAAGAATCCCCA is a window encoding:
- a CDS encoding copper resistance system multicopper oxidase, with protein sequence MNHLSRRDFLKGVAASGLVLSSINVHAKSYGVIERKETTELSGNVFHLTINKTLVNVTGSPSIATTVNGMLQGPTLRWREGDMVTIHVTNYLDEPSSIHWHGIILPYQMDGVPGISFDGIAPGETFTYTFKVQQSGTFWYHSHSGFQEQTGVYGAIVIEPKEKEPFTYDREYVVLLSDYSDEKPATIYRKLKIASDYYNFNQRTVGDFFAEVKEKGFWEAWQARKMWNQMRMSDRDLSDVTGYTYTFLMNGHSPSKPFQALYRAGERVRLRFINAAAMTFFDVRIPGLKMRVVAADGNNVQPVEVDEIRLGVAETYDVIVEPKNSQAYAIFAQAMDRSGYALGNLTTNPNIYAKVPKLDQPQPLTMADMGMGMHMADMKKMPMKHNKYALKKPVPITQLPMRWGVGTTMRAKNPQYRLDDPGVGLRNNGRRVLTYADLRSLRSTKDDKYPDREIILHLTGNMERYMWSINGIPYHEADPIRFRYGERVRITYINDTMMNHPMHLHGLWSDLETGDENHLVRKHTIISQPGSKISFRVTVDAKGAWAYHCHLLYHMKDMFRKVVVT